From Actinosynnema mirum DSM 43827, a single genomic window includes:
- a CDS encoding methyl-accepting chemotaxis protein: MSVKILLAVGVVALVALVTGAVSWVRLDTLNEQVQGIKNESMVRQANLLRVQNATAAMYRGMYLFGTADSAEGKAEGEKLVKDAESELDAAGSAYTSTPSTSAGWRQQVELYGASWNTYRGLLNVVLFGDAAPAGVTVPTSVAELGKAFTDSENGMNSAIDALSALEQAEGQAAAEAADSTVASARLWTVGVLVVGLALALLLALLTGRSIGRRLERVRDVLASMADGDLTGSAPVDSRDEVGEMAVAVNRATENVRGAVSALAGSAQALAVNSRQLSSSADRIAGSAQDTAGRTDELAETSEEVSRNVQTVAAGAEQMGAAIQEISQSASDAADVAAQAVQAAAVTNATVAKLGESSVEIGNVVKVITSIAEQTNLLALNATIEAARAGEAGKGFAVVANEVKDLAQETARATEDISRRVEAIQADTGGAVTAIEEIGQIIARINDYQLTIASAVEEQTATTQEMNRGINEAAVGTTRIAGSISTVAGATRTTSATVVETQGAAMELSRMSAELQEQVDRFRI; this comes from the coding sequence GTGAGCGTGAAGATCCTGCTCGCCGTCGGCGTCGTCGCACTGGTCGCGCTGGTGACCGGCGCGGTGTCGTGGGTGCGCCTGGACACGCTGAACGAGCAGGTCCAGGGCATCAAGAACGAGAGCATGGTCCGGCAGGCGAACCTGCTGCGCGTGCAGAACGCGACAGCCGCCATGTACCGGGGCATGTACCTGTTCGGCACCGCGGACTCGGCCGAGGGCAAGGCCGAGGGCGAGAAGCTGGTCAAGGACGCCGAGTCCGAGCTGGACGCGGCGGGCTCCGCCTACACCTCCACGCCGTCGACCAGTGCCGGGTGGCGCCAGCAGGTCGAGCTGTACGGCGCCTCCTGGAACACCTACCGGGGACTGCTGAACGTCGTGCTGTTCGGCGACGCGGCCCCGGCGGGCGTGACCGTGCCGACGAGCGTGGCCGAGCTGGGCAAGGCGTTCACCGACTCCGAGAACGGCATGAACTCCGCGATCGACGCGCTGTCGGCGCTGGAGCAGGCCGAGGGCCAGGCGGCGGCCGAGGCCGCCGACTCGACCGTCGCGTCCGCCCGGCTGTGGACGGTCGGGGTGCTGGTGGTCGGGCTCGCGCTGGCGCTGCTGCTGGCGCTGCTGACCGGTCGCAGCATCGGGCGGCGGTTGGAGCGGGTGCGCGACGTGCTGGCCTCGATGGCCGACGGCGACCTGACCGGGTCGGCGCCGGTGGACTCGCGTGACGAGGTCGGCGAGATGGCGGTGGCGGTGAACCGGGCCACCGAGAACGTGCGGGGCGCGGTGTCCGCGCTGGCGGGCAGCGCGCAGGCGCTCGCGGTGAACTCGCGGCAGCTCAGCTCCTCGGCGGACCGGATCGCCGGGAGCGCGCAGGACACCGCCGGGCGGACCGACGAGCTGGCCGAGACCTCGGAGGAGGTCTCGCGGAACGTGCAGACCGTCGCCGCCGGGGCCGAGCAGATGGGCGCGGCGATCCAGGAGATCTCGCAGTCCGCGAGCGACGCGGCGGACGTGGCGGCGCAGGCCGTGCAGGCCGCCGCGGTGACCAACGCGACCGTGGCGAAGCTGGGCGAGTCGTCGGTGGAGATCGGCAACGTGGTCAAGGTGATCACCTCGATCGCGGAGCAGACCAACCTGCTCGCGCTGAACGCCACCATCGAGGCCGCGCGCGCCGGTGAGGCGGGCAAGGGCTTCGCGGTGGTCGCCAACGAGGTCAAGGACCTGGCCCAGGAGACGGCTCGGGCCACCGAGGACATCTCGCGGCGGGTGGAGGCGATCCAGGCCGACACCGGCGGCGCGGTGACCGCGATCGAGGAGATCGGGCAGATCATCGCCCGGATCAACGACTACCAGCTGACCATCGCCTCGGCGGTGGAGGAGCAGACCGCCACCACGCAGGAGATGAACCGCGGCATCAACGAGGCCGCGGTCGGGACCACCCGGATCGCCGGGAGCATCTCGACGGTGGCCGGGGCGACCCGGACCACCTCGGCGACCGTGGTGGAGACGCAGGGCGCGGCCATGGAGCTGTCCCGGATGTCGGCCGAGCTGCAGGAGCAGGTGGACCGGTTCCGGATCTGA